From Toxorhynchites rutilus septentrionalis strain SRP chromosome 2, ASM2978413v1, whole genome shotgun sequence, a single genomic window includes:
- the LOC129768026 gene encoding uncharacterized aarF domain-containing protein kinase 5: MNGSFFARIRYFMGLGCRKRNLSTRNTPTTTGATRFFLGAAGGLLSGCVVYDGFYNDFENVESAHRFVRSLSIGISISLDYAWSLRGLNDDDPRHSELISEVHQRSADKLLRGCLANGGLYIKMGQGVAALNHIIPKEYVHTLRKLEDRCLTRKPDEVRKLFEEDFSRPPDEVFAEFHYEPIAAASLAQVFRAMTKEGKQVAVKVQYADLRKRFEGDLRTILFLQDLIAVLHKNYNFGWIARDLQDNLREELDFIHEGKNAERCAEDLKKHDYVYIPKVLWEYTNERVLTTEFIDGCKISDRDGLRKINANMSKLDRSLFHAFADQIFRTGFVHADPHPGNIFVRRDPCSGRPQLVLLDHGLYGGLSKEICANLCHFWEATVLKDYKSMEKYARALNVEDYRTFAEILLQRPLELKGSNMSIRLSEADLAYMTKQAKEHFDRVMITLKSMPRNLIFVLRNLNTIRSIAFDHGDVVDRVKIMARCAITSLRHINQSFFHTLFRRINFEYQLWKSSFLYWFVSSYLRLLTRVGRAPDTSHLLEVHVEV; encoded by the exons ATGAATGGCTCCTTTTTCGCAAGGATAAGATACTTCATGGGGCTCGGATGTCGAAAAAGGAATTTATCAACCAGaaatacgcctactacgacagGAGCGACTAGATTCTTTCTGGGGGCGGCAGGTGGTTTGTTATCTGGATGTGTTGTTTATGATGGTTTTTACAACGATTTTGAGAATGTGGAAAGTGCCCACAGATTTGTACGATCACTAAGCATTGGAATCAGCATTTCACTGGATTACGCCTGGAGTCTGAGGGGATTGAATGATGACGATCCCCGCCACTCGGAGTTGATTTCGGAGGTTCATCAGAGATCTGCGGATAAGCTTCTACGGGGCTGTTTGGCTAACGGTGggttgtatataaaaatgggtCAAGGTGTTGCAGCATTGAATCACATAATTCCAAAGGAGTACGTACACACGCTGAGGAAATTGGAAGACAGGTGCCTAACACGCAAGCCAGATGAAGTACGTAAACTGTTTGAAGAGGACTTCAGTAGGCCCCCCGATGAAGTTTTTGCCGAATTTCATTACGAACCCATCGCGGCTGCTAGCCTGGCGCAGGTATTCCGAGCTATGACCAAAGAAGGGAAGCAAGTTGCTGTTAAAGTTCAGTACGCGGATCTAAGAAAACGGTTCGAGGGTGACTTGAGGACGATTCTTTTTCTTCAGGATTTGATAGCTGTGCTGcacaaaaattataattttggtTGGATTGCACGTGATTTACAAGATAATCTTAGGGAAGAGCTGGACTTTATACACGAAGGAAAAAATGCTGAGCGTTGTGCCGAAGATTTAAAGAAGCACGATTATGTTTACATTCCCAAAGTTCTCTGGGAGTATACTAACGAG CGCGTTTTAACAACTGAATTCATAGATGGTTGTAAAATTAGCGATCGCGATGGACTTCGTAAGATTAATGCCAATATGTCCAAGTTAGATCGTTCTCTTTTTCATGCTTTTGCCGATCAAATTTTTCGCACCGGCTTCGTTCACGCAGATCCTCATCCGGGGAATATTTTCGTTCGCCGAGATCCCTGCTCCGGTAGACCACAACTAGTTTTGCTGGATCATGGGCTCTACGGTGGACTGTCTAAGGAAATTTGTGCCAACTTAtgccatttttgggaagctaCTGTTTTGAAAGATTACAAGTCGATGGAAAAATATGCTCGAGCTCTGAATGTGGAGGATTATCGTACCTTCGCCGAGATTCTGTTACAGCGACCATTGGAGCTGAAAGGTTCGAATATGTCCATTCGATTGTCAGAGGCGGATTTAGCGTACATGACCAAACAAGCGAAAGAGCACTTCGATAGAGTGATGATAACACTAAAAAGCATGCCGAGGAATCTTATATTCGTTCTGAG AAACTTAAACACCATCCGGTCAATCGCTTTCGATCATGGAGATGTCGTGGATCGTGTCAAAATAATGGCTCGATGTGCAATTACTTCTCTGAGGCATATCAACCAAAGTTTTTTCCATACACTTTTTCGAAGGATCAATTTTGAGTATCAATTATG GAAGTCATCGTTCCTATATTGGTTTGTGAGCAGCTACTTGAGGTTATTAACTCGAGTTGGCCGAGCGCCGGATACGTCCCACTTGCTCGAAGTCCACGTAGAAGTTTAA
- the LOC129768027 gene encoding uncharacterized protein LOC129768027: MTISRSARKNFYVVWHRGRLDQKILFFLHPFLQDLLFVWVDIWSNDWSTSLPAIVKVLSSVIITGVMLLPVFFGIVASLAFLGFWSYQIESLYPGIVPVQLLIHRCLGVLFQSQIYSDAFIERWNLLVYRSLLVTIGTIDYLRMLMELV, from the exons ATGACTATCTCTCGAAGTGCTCGAAAAAATTTCTACGTCGTG TGGCATCGAGGACGTTTGGATCAAAAAATACTGTTCTTCCTTCATCCTTTTCTACAGGATCTGCTGTTTGTATGGGTAGATATCTGGAGCAATGATTGGTCGACAAGTCTCCCGGCAATAGTTAAAGTATTATCGAGTGTGATCATTACCGGGGTGATGCTACTGCCGGTATTTTTTGGGATTGTCGCTTCACTCGCCTTTCTTGGATTCTGGTCATACCAAATCGAAAG TTTATACCCTGGAATAGTACCGGTACAGCTTCTGATACACCGCTGTTTGGGTGTTTTATTTCAGAGTCAAATATACTCGGATGCATTTATCGAACGTTGGAACTTATTGGTTTACCGCTCTCTGCTCGTAACTATCGGAACGATTGATTACTTGAGAATGCTGATGGAACTTGTTTGA